CAGTAACGACACCAGTGTGCTGGATTGCAGCAGCAGCGTGCCACTCACGCCAAACATCAAACTCTTGAACGGCGTGGCCGTGCTACGCCCGAGAATCTGCTCCAGTTTGCTACCGGCGAGCTGCCGCAGCCCTTCCTCCAGGCATTGCATGCCGAACAGGAAGATCGCCAGGCCGGCACAGAGTTGCAGCCAGCCCTGGCTGAACCAGAACGAGGCGAGCAGCCCTGCCACGAGCAGAACCAGCATCAGCCCACGTACATACTTGATGATCACCGCTTCATCCCTTTAGGGCACCTCTAAAAACTACCTGCGTTGCCATCGCGGCGTTAAAAACAGGCTCAAAATGCTCATTTACAGCGCGTAAACTGCGCTTTCTCGCCTGTTTTTGCCTTGCGCTGGCTGCCTCGCCTACGTTTTTAGAGGCGCCCTTTATCGGCGCACGAACGCAAGCGGCCTCTCACCCCCATGCGGGCGAGAGGCCGCTTGAAAAACTATCTGCGTTGGCAATACTGCGTTAAAAACAGCCTCAAAATGCTCATTTACAGCACGTAAACTCCGCTTTTTCGGCTGTTTTTGCCTTGTCTTGCCTGCCTCGCCTACGTTTTTCAATAGCTAGCTTATGAGTCGAATCAGTCCTGCTTGTAACCGCTGCTGGTGCAGCCCAGGCAGCGCACGAAGGCTTCGCGACCGGGTTCGACCACCAGCGACTGCGCCGCTTCGCCGACGTTACCGCCGAGCGCGGTGAACGGTAGGCTGACGATGAAGGCCGCCGTGCCGATGGCGGTGGCACCGATCAGCAGGGGGCGGGCAATGACCAGGTCACCGACCATGGCATAGCCCTTGGGGGCTTCGACGGTGTAGAGCGGGTCGCCACTGACGTTCTGCTGCGCCACTTCCGCCTGGGTCGGCAGTGCCAGCAAGCCAGAGGTCAACGCCAGAACGGCAGCGCAGGTGCGGAACGCTTTCATGGATCGATCCTTAGGTTGTGCGAGTAAGTGCCAGTAACTATAACAGCGCCCTGGCAATTGTCAGCGTGACGGACGTCAATCGCCGTGAAAGGCGTATT
The genomic region above belongs to Pseudomonas sp. GOM7 and contains:
- a CDS encoding multidrug transporter is translated as MKAFRTCAAVLALTSGLLALPTQAEVAQQNVSGDPLYTVEAPKGYAMVGDLVIARPLLIGATAIGTAAFIVSLPFTALGGNVGEAAQSLVVEPGREAFVRCLGCTSSGYKQD